atggccgccgccgccgccgccgcgctgccggaaggggccgggccgggccgggcccgccggGGCGGCCTCGCGGCTcctccccgcggcggggcccTGAGGGGGAGCGGCCGGTGGCGGGCGCTCAAGGCCGGGGGGCCGTTGAGGGGCGACGCCGAGGCCCCAGCGGGGCCTGCGCAGGCAGGAGGCCCAAGGCACCCCGGCTGCGCTGCCCTGGGCTCGCTCTCCTCCGCGCTGCCCGGCGGGCCCTGTCCCGCTTGCCGGCGCTTCCCCGCAGCCCGAGCGCTGGGGGCGGGCAGCCGTGTAcgaggggccggggggggggggaggtcaGGCGCAACGTGGCTCGGGGCGGAGGAGAAGGGCCGGGCTGGTCTGGGCGCCAGCCGGGTGAAGCTCTGCGGGTCTGagcccccccctcgccccctgCTCCGCACGCTGGGTCAGAGCCGGTGGAGGGGACGGGGTGGGGGTGTCAGTCCTGGCCCCCCTCACACCAGGGGCATCTGCTTTCCGGGCCAAGCCTCCAGGGTGGCTGGATCGGAGATTTCTTAGTCCTGTCTCTAGACGGCTGGAAGAGTTTTCCAAGGGATGTGCACGTACTTTGTCTCGTCACTTATTCAAGCCAACCTCTAGCAGGGAGGCTCACACGCCACCGTTTCACCCGTTACCATGGCGGCAAGGGGGGGGTCCAGCACCCCGTGGGACACCCATCAGCAAGAGACACTGTGACATTGCCACAGAGCAGCCTGCTGTGTTCTCTCTCACAGCCAGCTTGGCCTTCCAACGTGGACCTCTCTTGCACGGCCATCTGGAGATGAGAGCTGAAGGTCACGGTCCTCCCTGCAGCACAACAGGTTTCGGTCGGTGGTTGCAGGTGAAGCTGGCCAGGCTCAGCCCTGGCACCAGCGGCTCTCGCTGCTGCTGGGTCCAGCAGCACCGGCACATATGTCAGGATGGGCTGAGGCTGCCGGGCAGTGCAGCCGGGCAGTGCAGCCGGCCAGCACAGAGCCAGGCgggtgcaggcagagcccaAACTGGGGCCACAGAACCAGCCATGCCCAGGGCAAACCTGAGGTATGGTTACCAACAGCTCCCATTTGGCAAGGAGTTTTGATTGAAATACATACAGCGGGGGAGGCCTGGTTTGCATGgacatttctgaaatcaaactggctgaaacatttcattttttccccctacacCTCTTTCAGAGGTTGACCTAAAAACCACCAGTAAAATAACTGGAAGATGGAAGAGGTTGTTTCATTCTGGGCTGAACAAAATGCTTCAGGTTTGTGCAAATTACTTCCCCCTGCAACGACACTGGCCTCTCCCTCTCAGGTTGGCACACAAGCTTGTCTATTTGGCTGCCAGATCTGAAAAATCCATCCTCTGCCCTGATCTGTCCTGGACATCTGTTGTTTTGGGAGAGGGAGCGTGTTGAGCGCTGGGCTGTTTGGCTCTGGGGAAGTCACCTGAGAGGTATGTGTCCTACTTTCTCATCCTCCGATGAGCCAGCCAATGccccctgctcttccctgcGCGAGTAGCTCCACTAGCTCCCTCAATGCTCCTTAACGCAGGGAGATGTAAACCTTTCTTTGCTGTGGCAGTGGCAAGGTTTCGCTAGTGCCCTCCAGCAGCCTGAGGGCATAATGGCCACTGCCAGTTATTAACTAAATACTCGTGGGAGGATAGTTCGGCTTTTGCAAGCCAGTCTCAGCCCGCTCCACTTTCAGACATCTCTCCAGCCTTCCCAtccccagcagctggaggtggtCCCTTCCCCACCAAAGCAGCTCCTCCAAGGCCAGGAGCTTTGTGCATACTGCAGCCTCCTCCACGCATTTGCCTGGCAGAGCATTAACAGACATCCTTGAAATGAAACGCCCTAGGAGGTGTGGGCAGGGACACTGCTGTCCCAGAAGGTCTCAGCAAACACTGTCCCCAGTTGTCAGATAGACGTGTGACTTAACAGTGCTTGAAGACAAAGCTCTGCTTCCCGCTTTTTGGGTTTTCGAGACCCTGCTTGCCCCAGACCAACCCAGCTACTACTCTTGTGTTTCtgacaaaccaaaaccaatcaATATCAGCTCTGTCACCCGCGGGCAGCTGAATCCCAGCAACTGTGAGCACAGCCTTTGCAAGCTTGGAAATCAAGCTGGGGAAATGCAGAGATGATGATACCTCCACGGAGGGGACAGGCTCCTCAGGGGCGTGCTCCCAGCCCCAACAGGCACTTTAAGGACATCCCCAGCACTGTTAAAGACAAGTGACATCAGCAACATTCCCTTGCTGGACCAAAACTGCAGGTAACAAATTTACATCACGCTGCATGCTCAGCCATCGGCGCTGCAGAGCTACCCTGCGGCGGGCAGCAGCTGTTTTAGCTGGGGTCTGACGACTGATGTTGCCAAGACACAAGATGCCCAGCCGCGCAGCCACCTCTCAACACCTGTTAGCACATCTTTGCACCCACGCCACTTTTCCCTTTAACACCAACAATAACTTGCATTAAAGTTTTAACAGATATTATGCTTGAAGCCCAAGAAAGACCATAAGAAATGTCTCTGCCAGTTCCACACCAGAACACGCTTGCTCCTCTCCTCGCGACGAGGTTAGGCCAGGGAATAACTCACTCCCCTTCCTGCCAGGGACTGGCTGCTTTTCGCTGAAAGCCAAAGTGATGTTCCTCCAGGTCTGCAGCCAGCAGTGAGCTTCACAGAGCCTGCAGGCAGTACAACCTCTTCCCTGCACCATCATGTAGACCCCGTAAGGATGCAGCCTCCTGGTGGAACCGTATCCCGACAGCTGTGGCTCCCACAGCTCAGCTCTCCAGCGCAGAAAAGACCTCTTTCTCCCCGAGTCGCTGCTCCATGGTAGCACAGACCCCCCAGCAGCCGTTGGTTTAGTCCCCTGCCCTTCAAGGAGAGGAGAGCGCAGAACAAGCATGCGCATTGTGCCGGTACCAGAACTGCTGAGGACAGAGGTGCTGCCCAAGCCCCTGTTCCCCCCACTGCAGTCCCTACTCCtgtcagctgctgctctcctgtccTCCTAGCACTCAACTTCATGCTCTCTGCTAGACCATCTCTGTGTCAAGCTCTCAAGTCTCTGCAAAAACTCCTTGTTTTTACAGTGCTCATCATTGTAAGATGCTCAGCTCCATTCTACAGGCTGCCACATCCCCTTATGCTTCTTAAAATTAACCTCATTTCTTCAGGGGCAGATGCCATAGCTTTAGTTCTCTTGGTGATCAGCACTGGGGAGACCTTCTTCTAGCCATTGAGGCACCCCTTAAAACAGAAACTTTAAGAGATTAAAAGCTTGCAGCTGAGCAACTGCAATCACTAACTTGTTTACCAGGAGCCTCGAGGAGATCCAGAGACCAATGTCTCCTCCGCATGGTCATGATCCTCCTCAACTCAGGTTCTGCCTCAGGTTCCAGCCACTAGAACTGTAGAGAACTGCAAAGACCAAGAAACTCAGCTGGTGGGACCACAGGCAAGCAAGGAATAAAGCAAAGGGGCAGGTCAGCAACTCTCCAGCTCTGCATTCTCTGCACATTTTACAGCAGTGCTTGAAGTCCTGCTCTGGACCAGACTTGGGCACTCTGCAACGCAGCACTGGCTCTGCCATGATTGCGTGTcacagggcaggggcagctgcCGAAGGAGCAGAACAGCTTACCTAGAGGCCGCATGTGGCTTAACCTGCTTAATCACCCCTTACAGCATGGATCTAAGCATTAGCTACTACTTCCACTACAAATGCTTCTGGCCCCTTCTAAAAGGGCAGGCCTCAAGCCTGCAGCACAAGAGACCTGAGAATCCCAAAGAGCCGCTGGCTTAGATATTTACCAAAAATCAAACTCTTAAAGGAATCCCACACTCCCGCTATTTCACAAAACTTCAAAGACCAGAGGATGCAGAAGCTGCACAGTGGATTATCCAGGTGACATTTATTAGAGCATTTCAAGTATACAATGATTTTACCGATGGCTGTGAGCAGCTAAGATGCAAACTGATGCCAGTAGGAAAGGGTGACCCAGAACTAGCAGGCTATGCAATTCTTGTGGGAAATTAAtgctttcagctgaaagaagaggaaaagaaagtatcaGACTAAAAGATTGAGCAAgtttggggatggggaggagaaaatatagttgtttttatttgagATCACTTACTTAAATTGGCAACTCACAAGTAGCAGAAGCTGCCTGCTATTGCACTCTTCCCTTGGCATCCCAAGGACCTAAGATAGCCAGGTGGTTTTTCTCCACCAAGAACAGACAGCATTTTCCCTGGTAAGAATGGAGGCCTGCACCGGTGGGCGATTCTGGAGCCCTAGCTCAGCACTTAGAGACTTAGATCCCTGGCTTTGCATACTCGCATGTGAGAACCAGGCTGTTGGGACTTCCACCAGCAAGGAAGCAATGCAGACTTTCAGCAAGAGCACACTAAAACTATCAACTCCTCACTATAAGGCAGCTTTAGGTCAGGACTCTTTTTGGGTGCCTGAGCTGTTGTTTAGAAAAGCAAGGACCACATGGCAACAAGACTACAACGTCCTCTGACAGTAACAAGGACTGTGCGTGTTTCCCAAGAACTATTTCTGACAGACAcgtctttaaaaatatcttaaagcAGAGACTCCCCCCTTGATGCACAAAAAGGGCATGACTAGGGAGGAACTGAGCTATGAAGCAACCAACTCATAAAAATCACCTCACAAACCAGACGCTACGTACTTTGCCTGATTTGCAAGTTAGTAATTCTGCATTTAAGATAATAGCTGCCTCAATTGTGTCTTAGTCTCCTGCATTTATTAACAAGGAGCAGCTGAATTCCAgagcttaaaaaacaaacaaacaaaaaaagaatttaaatgctTAACATTTAAAAGGGTACCTCCAGAATGACTGTCCTTCAAGACTACTAAGCTCTGAGGTATGCGATGGCAACTTAGTAGTCAGGCTAGCAGAATGCAGTGGAGCCTCCTGAATACACCTTCGTTAACCAAATGAATCACAATTCTTTCTAGcaaaattgcttaaaaatttGTCTTCAGCAAAGACCATTAAAAAATTCTGGTCGACAACTGATTTGCAAGTAAAccaaaaaatattagaaatggTAACAACACAGTCTGTTTAATCAAATCAGATCTGATTACTACAAAAACATGCAAAGGACAGCCACTCAACTCATTTCCTGGATGCTGCAGTGCCTTCCTCCCACATACCCTacaactgctttttaaaaactgtttgtCTAAAGGACAACAATGGAAGACAAGTCAGGATTTAATGACAGATTTCAAACAGAAGGGCATACATACATTAAATTAACAGATTCAACCTTCAGCACACAGGAGTTTGATAGAGTTACTGGCTAGAGTCACAGAAAGTTCCAAATTTCAACAGTCTTGAACCACTTCCAAAAATTCCAATGGCTTTTTAATAGTTCCAACAATTAACGGGTATATAAAACGGAGACGGACTTCTCCAGCAGAAGAGTTGGGGCTCTTCCAGGCTAATCAGAGCGCTGGTACAGAAGGGAGTTGATTTGACTTCCCCCACCTTCCCACCAGTCCACTAAAGACTATGATTTATTAAAACCTTCTCGATGTACTGACGACTGATGTAACAGGCAAAGGCTGCAGACTGTGTCAATCATAGTGGATGGCAGTATAGAAGATTATCCAAACAACCtgtggagaggaaaggaagcaaaggtTATTTCGATGCCTCTGGCGAGGGttcagacacagaaaacaagcctCACGCCTTGCTCTCGATAGAGGACTGGGGACTGAATTCCAGCTTTGAGATGGTCTCGGAGAGATGTTAGGATCACCACACGCCACAAACTGGCATTCAACTTGCTTGCCTTCTGGGGTGACTAGCCTCTCCACATTAAAATCCCACCAGAGTCCCTCTCGTGATTTAGAAACACCACCAAATCGAGTGCTGAGCGTATTCAGAGACTTGGGGGAGGGGAgtaggggaaaaacaaaaacacccaaaacacCAGTTTGGGTGTAACTAGCTCTAGATGAAACTCCACCAGGATATCTGGGACAGAGGATGGGAAGACATAAAAGTTAAGTGGTAGATGCAGGAGTATAGCTGCCTCTTCCTACATACTTCCCTACAGAGAAATCCCAGGCATTAATATTGTATTTCATAGCCAGTAGCCATCAGATTTTGGGATTTTCTTTCCCAATCAACTCCACTTATTAGATGATGTTAACACATCTCTATTCTATCAGCGCACCACCtcacctgcttttcttccaggtCTTTTCCCTCAGAAGGTGAGGGAAACACAATTCACTAATCAACTTAAAGAAAGCAAGAGGCATTACCAGAAACAGTGCAAAAGATGTCATGAATCCTTCCTTTGTTAGCTCCCACGTCCCGCCATACTCCTCCTCATCTATCTGCTGGAAGCTACTGAAGTAGAGGTACAGAACACCAGCATTGATCAGGCAGAATCTGGAAGAAAGAGATTAGGAACCGTCATTTCGGTGATACAGGGTGCAGGTATCCAACATGCCATGCAGCAACGTAGCAGTGAAACGTCTTTCATCCgcagcagagaggaagcaaAGAGGAACACCGTTCCTGCAACGCTTCCCAGGCAGCTCAGTCGCTTCCTTAAAAGAGCACCTCCAGGTCAGCTTGCGATAGCATGCTAGGTTTGGATGAAGTTCACCTCACAAGGCACAACCTACTCCTAGTAAGGCTCAACAGACAGCAGTCAAAAGCTGGAAGTATCAGCAGATCTGCAAACCCTGCAAGTTTTCCTATCCTGCAGATCAGTGGCAGTCCTGCTCCCACACAGAATCCGATTTCCTTTTGTGTGCTACTTGATTTGGAGGCTGCTAAGAGGGAAGACTGTTAGGCTCTATGCTCAGTGTTAGATCCCTGTTAGCGTCCCATGACCAAATGCAGTGACTTAGAGATGAGAGCCAGAGAAGACTCGATAGCGCCCTCAGAGCCATAGCATTGGGGTTCAACTCTTAGCGCTCTCTAGTCTGTGCCAACACTTCCGCTGCAACggagagaaaaaacatgacCTCCTGTTTGTCCTTAGACACGCTTGGCTTTACACCACCCCAGCTTAGGGCTGAGGCAACCTGGGAAGTGACAGGTACGTTTCCTGGAAAGAAGGCTGTGTAGGAAGGGCAATACGGGACGACAGACACACAAGTTCAGTGACCAGCAGCAAGCTGTGAGCAGCTGTGCGACTGCATACCACAGATAAACCACGCACACAGCTCtagaagctttttgttttttccgCTGTACACCAGatcacttttatttcttattaacATTTAGCACAGGAATTGGCTTAGGTGCCTGAAGGTGCCTTGTGAATTAATGGATGACTAAGTAAGAACAATGCTTCTCAGCTGCTCCACATCTGTTACTGGGAGCACTTTAGATTTAACTGTTTCCATGTAGCTATCAAGTTCCTGTTGTAGCATCACTGCTTTACAGCCCCTTTTCCCCACatttcaaactcttttttttccccttagagACACTTGCTGCTACTCCTTCCACTTTCTTGCCACAGCCAGGACACTCAGGAGGAGGGACAAGATGACAAGTCAATTTTGCCTAAGAAAAGCTGTGAGGTTGTGAGCTTGACTAGGAGAGCTTGACTAGGCAGAGACATTTGCAAACAGAGACTCCCCAGAGCAGACACAGCATCTTCCCACACCCGGTGTcagagagcagggctgtgttTCCCAGCTCTGGTGTCCCTCCAGAGGCTTTCAGGCACATGCCAGGGCCAAACAAATTTTCATTTCGTAACTCAGAGTGCTCACTGCTGCCTTCAGACACCTGCTGGGAGGTGACCTGAATCCCATGTCTCGGTGGGGATCGGATGCGTACATACCCTTTTAGGCACTGCCTTCTCCCCACACCATGGCTGAAAAAACAACTTCGGCAAGCTGGGAGCGCTGCAGGAGCACTGCCAGCGGTGCCGCTTTGCCTGCTTGTTACCTACGGTCTTTGGTGTTTTgaagaaaccttttctttttcaaagagaagCTGCCCCTCTTGTCTACTAACAGAGCCTCCTCTCTGAGGAGGGCTCCTGACTCAAAGAGAAGGACCACAACGCCTTCCCCTCTACGGGCCTTACTTCTTAGGTGGCCACACTAGGCACCATACTCATAGCCCCTATTCACACATGCAGGAACAGGCCACTTCACGAGTCAAGTGAACCTCTCGTTTCCTTCTTCTACCCCTGCCccctttaataataataaaataaataataattttaaaaaagcattaatcaggctgaggagagagaaagaggctgATGAAGAGGTGTTATGATTTGTATGAATTTCATGACAAATAACAGCTGGCTTTAAGACGCACGGCAGACAGAGACTGCTTTTGCCCAGCCCACTGTTTATAGCACAACTTTAAACCAGACACCAAGTAAAGTCCAAATGTGGGAAAGTACatgagacagaaaaggaaataaaccttACACTGCTATTCCCACGAATCCCTTCAGCGGAACTACTCCCCAGATGATTCCCAAAATAACTGCAATGATCTGCCGGAACCAGTAGATCACATCTAAAAACTCGTCCTGAGGAGATAAAGCACAAGAAAGATTTTGGCATTTactatgtttcctttttttacagcATCATACAATTAACAGGTGAAAATTTAACACACTGAACACTTAGTTTTCCATTCAAAGTATAAGACATTGTACTCAGAGCAGATGGAAGTGGCTTATGGCATCATGCACCCTGGGCTTCTCCGCTTCCAAATTAAATACACGGCTTTGTCCTCCAATGGGCTAACTGCAGAGGTGAACAAGTATCTAGTCCCCTTGTTTACTAAAGATTCAATTCTATAAAAATTCACTGGAACAAAACTTTAAAGAACTGTTTATGCTTTAAGACTGTTCCAGCCACTCGCAGTGCCCCAGGCCCTCCCCTACCCAGAAACAAGTGCTACCAGTAGCCAGTACTCAATGCCAACTCCAAACTGCAAACCATATCTCACACATACACAACTGCATCTGCGTTTTTTGAAGCAGCAGTGAAGTGCTCATTCCTGTTTGTCCATAGGGCCGATACAACTAAGTATTGCAGCTAGACAATGCTGACTCAcgctttaaataaaattcacttCTGCTCGCATCTTTTTTTCTAGCCTGCCCAAGGATGGGATTGCCCCAGCATACCCCCGAACACCAATGGCCTTCGTGATTTTACTGCAGCATGTGCGAAGTTGTTTGGCTCCATGTGGAAGACTAGAATCCATGTCGGATACGGTCGTTCCTCTCAGTCACTACATTTCTCAGCCATTTTAGCCTTCAGTTCACAACCTACTGCATCAAAACGTTGGCACAGCCTGTCATTGCTCCCCTCGCTAACTCTGAAATTCCTGCCCAATTTGTCAGACGGGGATGAGGTCGAGTACAGGAGAGCCCCACCAGTTCTGTGAGCAACAGCAACTGATAAGAAAAGCGCGACACAGATTCACGTCTGTCCCCCAAGGAAAAGCAGGGCAGAGTCCGCACCTTCTCCACGCTGAAAGGCGAAGCCAGCCAAGCAGGGAGCAGACGTCCCTGGCACGCGGGCCGTGTGCCCAGGCAGCGGTAGGGATACGGCAGGAcctgggatgctgcaggagctcagagcacCTTGTGGgtgtgctgctggggggcagcagcaggaaaaggcacTGACCCGGAGCATCACAGCACCCGGGAGatacacacaggaaaaaaaggcttccCTAGCGCTAAAAACACTGGGAAGTCTGTGGCTGACATGTTTTCACTCACACTTGGAAGGTTTGCTGACAAACACGAGCAAAACATGCAAGTTGAGCACACACGTGATATTTTGTAGGAACCAAATCTCTTTTTGCACACGAGACGGCGAGGCTAGGAACAGCAAAGCAGACCGCAAATGGCTAAAGAGCCGCCATGCCGTTACTCTTCTGTGAGAGCACACCCGTGCCGTGACACTGTAACAGAGAAAATCTCACAAGCCTGTTCTTGCTGCTGCCCTTTCCCTTCAGACCTGACAGGTCAGCTGGATTTACAAATct
The genomic region above belongs to Gymnogyps californianus isolate 813 chromosome 17, ASM1813914v2, whole genome shotgun sequence and contains:
- the RAB5IF gene encoding respirasome Complex Assembly Factor 1 isoform X2 yields the protein MSGARRREEPPHAQQHAVANGGAAGRGSVWGKALRSDSAWHDKDEFLDVIYWFRQIIAVILGIIWGVVPLKGFVGIAVFCLINAGVLYLYFSSFQQIDEEEYGGTWELTKEGFMTSFALFLVVWIIFYTAIHYD
- the RAB5IF gene encoding respirasome Complex Assembly Factor 1 isoform X1, with amino-acid sequence MSGARRREEPPHAQQHAVANGGAAGRGSVWGKALRSDSAWHDKDEFLDVIYWFRQIIAVILGIIWGVVPLKGFVGIAVFCLINAGVLYLYFSSFQQIDEEEYGGTWELTKEGFMTSFALFLVMPLAFFTTGCLDNLLYCHPL